DNA sequence from the Drosophila sechellia strain sech25 chromosome 3L, ASM438219v1, whole genome shotgun sequence genome:
ATTATTTAGTACATACACGTACGATATAATGCGCGGCTATAGCTATCAGTATAGCTATTTACATGGCATGCACTTGCATAGTCCAAGAATAGACCTTATCTTAAACTAAAGGCCTACACAGTACAATATGTGTCTTGCACTAAAACTAAGCTTTTGCGTGTCTTCTggtatataataaaataacaacTCATTGAGTTTATTGCAGCAATACGTGGGGCTTGGCGTTTTATGTCCTAATGTCCAGCACTTGGATACGCAATCAGGAGACCTCCTGATAGTGATAATGGGTCCTGGTAACAATGGCTTCTACTGCATGACCTCCCGGAAGCGCTTCTGCCTCTCCAGACTCTCCACCTCGGCCCAGCAGTTGCGCATGTTGCGGAAGAGCTGAAAACAATTGATATGGGTTGGTATCAGTAGCACATGTTGGTAATCTCGAGTTGTACCTCGTCGATCCAGTTGTGTTCGGCCAGCAGATCATTCAATATTTCTGTTGACGTCTTTCCTGggaactgttgctgctgctcggtCACCCGCTGCGAGCAGTTGATGAACAGATTGAACTTTTCGTGTGCAATCTTGTGGAAGAGGTCTGCACGAGCGGCACAGATGCGACATAGAACAATATCCTGCAGAAACAAAATAACATTAAAGTCAATATATGCCTAATATATCCTAACCAGCGTCTCAGCAACGCGCACCTTTTCATAGACGATACGCGGATCAACGGGAATAGTCTGCATGGTGTTCGGATTGTACGGCTCCCCGAAGAGGAGGAAGCGCACAGCGATGCCTGGCTGGTGGCAACCGGCGCAATTCTTCTGGGTAAGATTGTTTTGTTCCCACTCGGAGAACACATGGCACTTGGGCCACGTCTCGATGGAGGAGATTGTACTCCGTGTCCAAGGAGTGATGGCCAGCAGCTTGCGCTTGCAGCTTTCCATGATATTGTCTACCACGCGAACACTGCCCAAAAAGTAGTCGTCTACGGATGAGATGCATTGATATAAAGTgagtaataaatataaaaaatagttcCCTTTTCGGATAGTTTACCCTTTTCCCGCGTTATTTCCGAGAAGAAGCTTGGATCGAGGGCCTGGGAGATCATAGTCTGTATATAGATCTCAAAATTATCCCTGTAGGACAGGTAGTCCTCCATGATCTTTTCAATAAACTGCTCGGTATCGTCGGCCAGCAACTCTGATCGCATGAACTCGACAATCGTTTCGGTGTGTGAATGCAGTTGAATGCGCACCGGCGCTTTGAGGTAGAGTTTCTTCGTTTCGAGATTCCAAGAGGCGTACTGAAATCCAAGAAAGTGTGATTACAGCATGTACACTCTTGGTAGAGATGCAGCAGACCCACCTTCGACATGTTGCGATAGAAGGTTTTTCCGTTTTGGCGGAAGGGCTCGTACTTTTGCAAAATGCACTTTGAGTCCACCTGCCAAATGGTGGGCCAATCGTTCACGAGATCCGATCGCAAAACTATGAAGTCGCCCGTCTAAAATGGTGCCATCAAAAAAGTGTGAGGCTTCATCGTAAAaagtatatacatttatatcaACCTACTTTAAAGTTCTCCGAGTTGGCAGCTGCACCCGATGATGCGCTGGCATAGCCCACATCCGCCACTCCGGACATATTCTGTTGCGAATTGTAGCTTGATTCGCCACCCGTCATTTGCTgcacctgttgctgctgctggtgaagTTGCTGGTTGACCTGCatctgctgcagttgctggtggtgttgctgctgctgttgttgcaggTCTGAGGATTGGTCGTAGGTGTTCTTGCGAGGAGTGCCCTTCGACCGGCGAGCCAACTTTCGTTTCCCATAGCCCTTTCCATCATCGCTCTGCGTGTGAGGAGTGATAAGCAGGTTGTGAGACAGTGGTTTTCGAGACCGGAGGCGAAAAACTTACGTCTTCCTCCTGCGGAGTCCATACAGGATCCGTGTCCGAGTCGGTGAACTCATCCGGCTCGCCAACTACTCCACCATCGCCAGCAACAGAACTGGAATTCATGAGCATGGCATGCATGCTGCTCTGCTTGGCCTTGCGGGAGCATTGCTCCCGTCGCGGCGGCACACTCAAGGGGTCTGTGGAGAGCACAAAAGTGGGTTAGCAACATTGAACTGGACGTGGCGAGTGCCCGGATGACACGAACGGAACGGGACAGGATCCACAACAACGACATCGACAACAACAAACTAGcacaccagcagcaccacatCTCCCACGGCCATGgaacaccagcaccagcacctgGATCGGAATCGCCACCGGATTCGGATCCGTCTTACAagtacaaataataaaaatacacgGTTTATTTGGgtttttgaaaattaataatatttgttcTTCTCGATTTCATCTCAAAAATACTTTATACTTTTGTTCATGGGATTCtccttttgtttgtttttttttttttttttttttttttgtttgctcttttaacaaatttaaaagatagcattttccttattttttgtttttgttttgatgtCATTATGGTTGTTTTTTACATATACACACCGTCCAAGGGTCTAGTGGTCGGTTGTCTGTCTggctgtctgtctgtccgtgtggtgtgggtggtggtggtgctgcgtgggtgggtggtgcggCTGCTAGTGGCAGCCGCTAGTGCTGCCAAGGCCACAGCAGGTTTATAAAGTGATGAGGATTCGGCGCTGGTGCTGGCGTCGGCGTTGTTGAATTCGAATTCGCTGTTGCATTCGCGCTGGCTGGCGTGTGGTGgtgattgttgttgttgttgtagttgttgcaTGGCGTGGAAGTAGCGATAGTGGAGTGCTTATTGGTACTATGCTGTTGGTCAAGTAACATACCTTGACCCGCTCCAGCTGTCAATTGGGCGCAATGCTGCTGCACAAAGTGCTGTCCGCTCAtcgattgctgctgctgctgttgcgcctgttgctgctgctgctgggcgtaTGGCCGGAAGGAGGTTTGATCCCCGGGCTGCTGGATTACCGACGACGAAGGTGCCGACTCCGCCGCGGCTGCAGCAGCCACCATTTGGGCGTGCGGACGCTTCTTGGGAAGTATTTGCGTCTGCGAGAGTATTTTGATACGATGCCCATCATCGCCGACGAGACCTGCCAGTCCATCAACTGCCTGGACGGCTTCCCCCGCTGACTGTGTGGCCTGTGAGGTTGTGGGCTCATCTCCGCTCCCAGAACCCTTGCCTTTCCGCTTGTATGGAGCTCGTGGGTAATTTAACTTCCGCGATGGCTTCACCACCGGCGGCGGATCGTCGTCCCGCTCGCCCTGCAGAAACTTCAGATAGCTGTCCATAAACTGAGTCTTCTTCTCCCCAATCAGCGTGCCCACGCTCACAGGCTTGGGAGCAACAGGACTGTACGCCGTGGATGCACTGACTCCGGTGCTTGAAGGCGCCGCGGGCGTCACCGCCGAATGACCATGCCCATTGTTGGAGGCGTGCGAGTTGGGTGGACAGTTCGTTGGCTCCGGGGAAGGAGTCTTGTTCGGATTACGTATGCCAAAGTTCGTGTTATTCGTGGAGGAGTTGGTGCCGCGCCCGTTGCTGGACAGTGAGTTGGCATAGCCCTGCTTCGGTGTTGCTGTGGCATCCGCCAAAAAGTCCAGTTCCTCTTCGATGTTAGGCACGATGACCTTGTTGctggccgctgctgctgccgccgccgctgcagctgcGTTCGCCTCCTCCTCTTGCTGTTGAGTGGCTTCACTCTTCTCCtgacgctgctgctgcgcctgctgctgctgttgctgtgtgTAGGcctgctggtgttgctgctgcgtaTAGGccgcctgctgttgctgctgctgttgttgttgctgctgctgttgttgctgttgctgcatgcAGGCAGTGTACTGGGAGGCAATGGGCTGGGGGAAGGCTGGATAGTATTGCGCCAACTGGGTCAAGTGTGACTGGGCCTGCGAAGACTGCAGGTGTGCCGGCTGtggcaagtgctgctgctgctgttgctgcgcttgctgctgctggtgctgctgctgttggctcTGGTGAGGATATGTGGGTATGTTGATTGTGGCCGCCGGCGAAACGGACGCCGCATTGTTTTCCGTCTTGAGCGGAGCATTCCACTTGCTATTGAAGTCGTAGTACGtgttctgttgctgctgttgctgattgtgctgctgttgttgttgctgttgctgctgcaactgatGATGCTGCGGCTCCTGGGGACTGCGCACATTGCCGTAGTCGCTGCTACTGGGGATGAGCGTTTTCTTCGGTTGGCGCTTGCGCGGAGTCTTCGCTGGTTTCGGCGGCGGCTTCACCTCCTCCTGCAAGCAAGTGTGAAAAGAATGCGGATTAGAACACTCGGCATCACCAAAGGTTATAAGCAAACAGCACACTATCAATAGCTTGGACATTGGGACATTAGAAACGATTGGTAAACGTGTACACTGGCTGGTAAAGAGAACAGTCTGCTCCCAGAGCATTTTATGGGGTATTAACAACTGGGCTGCGAGCGGCAAACGCGTTTGGTGCTTGGGTTCACCCCCATTAGGATTGGATCATACCATTACAACATAACGTCACAGTTTCAAAGTGGCCACAGGACTTTAAATTAGAGAATTAGTTAGCAGTTTTCGAAGCAGTTGTTAGATTTAACAGAAGATTTTCAAATTAAGCGTGTAAGAACAGAAGGCCAAAGGAATAGCTTCCACCATAATACAAGAAATAATCGAAAGGGCATgcaaatttttataaaaatataagctACAGAGCAGGGCTTTAACGAAATAACTTCATATTCGGGAAACTGGATACTTCAAATATTTGAAAGCAAGAAAACCCTATTAAATTAGACTTCAAATATTATGAATATTAGAAATGTTGTGTCtaaatgtaattttttatGTTAAGGTACGTTTTgttaattcaaatttatttttagccaaTCGCAAAGAAAAAGCGTACAGTGAACTAAATAAGAGATCTTCCAAACTAGTCCATTTAAGTTGGTAGAGGCTTTCAAGAAATAGtgtgaaaagcaaataaaccGAAATAAAGGCAGAacacaaacaaattaataaacaaatagaaacggaaataaaaaaaatgtcatACAAACCTTTGGCACTACTTGAATCTGTGACGCTAAGTTGCCCGCCGACGGCGACATGATCATGTTGGCCACCACGTGCTGGCGCCGACCGGCGGACTGGGATTGGTTCTGATTGTGCtcctgcagctgcagttgctcccCATCGACCACGCCCGCGGGATAGAAGGTTTGCTTGATCTCCAGCCCGGGCGGCAGGTTGAACACTAGATTTTCGCCACCACCACCGGCGTCCACTGAGGATGCCTCACTGGCAAAATCGAGCTGCCGCTGTTCTTGTTTCACCTGCAGATGCAGTACGTTCTTAATGTCCTCCTGCCCCGCTCCATCGTCATCCAGCTTCGTCCAGCAGaggttctgctgctgctgctgttgctgcagggTGCTTTGTATCACAGATGAGTAGGCCACCGTGGTGGGTGTGGAAGCAGCAGACGATCCAGCGCCCGCTTCTTGCCGCCTTTGCACAGGTGACGCCGTCTTGTAGACGATCACCTGGGCCTGCGGTGTGCTGACCACGTCCACCGCATGTAAATTCGTGATGGGCGATCCATCTGCGGAGCTTAGCGCCGGACTGGCATATTGCGCCGGATAGGATCCCGCCGGAACTGGCACTGCCAGCGGCACCGGACTGCCATCCTGTTGGTCTACTATCGTTGCCCGATACGGCTGGCCATCCTTCCGCGTCACCTTGACCTTTCGGCCATCAATGGTGTAATAGGTGTCCGGTTCCGTGTCTGCCTCGGCGATCtcctgttgcagttgctgctggagctgctgctgttgctgctgcgccgcTGCctgttgttggtgctgctgctgttgcagttggaTCAGGTAAATCGAGTCGTTGTAggcttttaattgcttttcctGCTTAATCTGCTACAACGCACCGTACATAGAttgaatcggaatcggaaagAGTTTGTGGTTTGGGATTGATTCGACATAGAGAGGCTAGACTTAGTCTATGCTTTGATGGGTTTATTGGAAGGGATGTCTTGTTAGTATGCGATAAATGCGATAGAGCCTGCGGGGTTTTaataagtgtgtgtgcttCCCCAGAAGCTGGTTTACTGATAGAAGAGTGATCTGAAAGCCGATCGTAAATCAAACGAATTCTACTCACCACTTTGTCGGCCACCAGGTttagctgttgctgttgcgcctgctgctgttgctgttgggcctgttgctgctgctgctgcgcctgctgctgttgctgctgcgcctgctgctgttgcatggCCAGGAAGGTGTTCGATATCATGTTCGGCGTGTTCCAGGTCAGCGACGTCGACGTCAGCGCCACCGTTGTGGGCGATGGTGAGGCTCCACTCGACGAGGAGTTCTCCCCGTAGTAGTTCGAGGCCACGTTGTTGACTACAGCAGCCGCTGCCGCCGACACGGCCGCCTGGTTCTGGAACGAACTGAGCTGCTTGTCCAGCGAACTgggcagctgcagctggcggTGCGGCGTGCTCACCGCCGACGAGGCATAGTGGGCGGGCTTTGGCTGGACACTGGCCGCCGCCGCATGGTGGTAGATCTGCTGGAATACTGGGTTGTAGCTGCCAATCGGTGACGGAGGCACAAAGCTGCCACCACTGGCGGCCGCCGCATTGAAGCTGGCGATGCTTGCTGCCGTAATGGTGGCCAAGTGTGGATGCTGGAAGTCCTCTGCTGTTCCGCCGGAGCTTCCGGCACTGGCGGGCACGATGCGGTTGTAGGCGTATGACCAGGGACTGGAATTGGGATCCATGTTTGGCTTGGGCTCTTCTACTGCGGATGGCTGGTAACTGAAACGAATAGCAAAACGTTAGTGgactttaaatataattagCGGCTTATATGTAAAGGATTAACTAATTGGAGTTCATTGTTGCTCGGCTACATTTCCAATGGTCATGTGATAAGTCTAAAAATCCCGCCCATATTCATAAATTTAGCGGTAGCTTAGATTATAACATGTTTATATTGTTATAACAAGTTGCTTGGCATGGTATTCATAATAAAGAGTGGAAAATGGcgcgaatttaattaaagttattTATGTTTcgataataattaatataaaattattgatATTAATATGTATGctttaatcaaaaaaaaaaatttttattttgtttatcttttattgtaaatcaataaacaaataattaaacaaaagtagtagtagtagttgaTTTTGCGAATGAAACACTCCTGTTTTGGGGTGTTTGTACCCAACTTTTCTGCACTCAAGGGCTCCCCCTATTTTTTTCGtatcttcatttttttttgtatcccTTTTGGCCACGATGCGCTTGGTTCCCCCTTCAAAAAAATTGGCGTCTGTATTTTTTTGCCTTGGCGCTCGGCCGCAAGGAGACCGCATTTTTGGAGTTTCGGCGACAATGGGTTAATGTGGGTGCTCACTTATGACATTACAATGGCGGGGCCATCACATTGGCTGCGATTTATGCTGTTTTTGGCAATGTTTTTCTGGCTGGGAATAGGATTTTTTCCCGTATTTTCCGcttgtacatatatgtatccatgcacacaatcacacacacgcacacatactcacacacacgGGCGTACATGCGTGCGTGTTGGAAGATAGTCACTAACTTTTAGTCGTTATAGAATCGGAACTGTCGGTCTGCTCGGGCCCAGCATTATCTTCACATCGGATCGGACAGCACAACAAGGCTTCAATATGCACGAGCGGATTTTATGTTTAACTAACAAcgaacgtttttttttttagattcgGTGCATAACTTTTTTGTGGATGAAACAATCTCCAAAATGGCCGCTCTGCTGCCAGTGAAAAACGAACCACTGGCTCAGGTGAATGATGCCACTGTGAACTTGTTCAGCAGTTCACTAGTTCGCGCGCCGAgtgtttattgtttgttttgtcgTCGTCCTCTCATTTCGTTTTTGTTCATTTCCTCAAAAAGTATACTGCGTTTTGTGTTCTTTGTCGCACAGGTTAGTCATAAACATAATTAAGTCATGTTGAATGAACAATTCACCATGTGAATTTGACCAGCAGTTATATTCCATGTGCTACGCAGTAGCAGCAAGTGTTGTATAATACGTTTTTTATAAAGTCCTTATTTGGCTGTTTACCAATTACTAGTTAACTTTGTtgtgtattttctttttatgagCATTTATTAAGGCACATTTGATAagatataaacaaattaatcgCAACTCCGCTGAAGGTTGTGTTTACTACACTCGCTCGTTTTCTAACACTGATGATTTGGAACTAGTTAGTTTCAGAAACCATAAGCACTTTACAAAATctgaaaccaaaaaaaaaaaaagatttccaaacttaaatattatattaagtCTGGCTTTTATTAAGTATACGTATGGTTCTAAATTATATATGAACAAACCAAACCACCCCCATTACACACTTTGCAACACTAATTTACCAGAACCACTAGACCAGAAACCCAGTGGAAAATTTACGCTGCtgatattatttaaaatatcagTTACGGGAAAATTAAATGTACTtacttttgtatatttaacatcatttaaaataaacatttaactttataatacaaaatatatctatatctttAACTCGTTATCCCTGATGTCAGAGACTCGGCTTTGATAAGTTAAATAGTTAACAACGATGGTTTTTGCTCCTTAAATATTacttatttgtatatatttaaaagatgTCGCATtcattgtaaaataaattcgaAATAGGATTATGCATTATGCataatatattgtattatCTGTGAAATGCTGTTGTTATCAACAGTACTGTTGAAATTCCAGCAGTAGACAATTGGATAACACTTaccacaaaaattaaaaaaatatttatttaaatagaaaatccttaacattaaatttaaaactatCGCGTTGCGATATGTGTTGCATTGTCCAGCACTGTTCTGCTGGAACCAGTTCGATAACCTGCTGTTTTATTGTTGGTTCACGTACTAATGACAGTCATTTTACGTATTCATTGCTAaaagaaaactgaaaaaataCATTTGATCAAGTTTCCGGTTAGTCATCCGCCCACACCGATCTTCATTTAGTCCTAACCGAATCAAAGGAGAGGTGCGTAGTGACCAATTGTCAATGAATCGGGGGGAAACCGCCAGCAGCTGGCTGCTCCTCTGCGTACGTGTAAATCTGGGTGAGACGCCCACTAAAATAGCAATCACAACATTTCCAGAGAGCACATAGCCATGGACTTCGGAGACGATTTTGCTGCCAAGGAGGAGGTGGATCCGGCGGCCGAGTTCCTGGCGCGCGAACAGTCGGCTCTCGGGGACTTGGAGGCGGAGATTACGGGCGGATCTGCATCAGCTCC
Encoded proteins:
- the LOC6616259 gene encoding probable serine/threonine-protein kinase yakA isoform X7; this translates as MDPNSSPWSYAYNRIVPASAGSSGGTAEDFQHPHLATITAASIASFNAAAASGGSFVPPSPIGSYNPVFQQIYHHAAAASVQPKPAHYASSAVSTPHRQLQLPSSLDKQLSSFQNQAAVSAAAAAVVNNVASNYYGENSSSSGASPSPTTVALTSTSLTWNTPNMISNTFLAMQQQQAQQQQQQAQQQQQQAQQQQQQAQQQQLNLVADKVEEVKPPPKPAKTPRKRQPKKTLIPSSSDYGNVRSPQEPQHHQLQQQQQQQQQHNQQQQQQNTYYDFNSKWNAPLKTENNAASVSPAATINIPTYPHQSQQQQHQQQQAQQQQQQHLPQPAHLQSSQAQSHLTQLAQYYPAFPQPIASQYTACMQQQQQQQQQQQQQQQQQAAYTQQQHQQAYTQQQQQQAQQQRQEKSEATQQQEEEANAAAAAAAAAAASNKVIVPNIEEELDFLADATATPKQGYANSLSSNGRGTNSSTNNTNFGIRNPNKTPSPEPTNCPPNSHASNNGHGHSAVTPAAPSSTGVSASTAYSPVAPKPVSVGTLIGEKKTQFMDSYLKFLQGERDDDPPPVVKPSRKLNYPRAPYKRKGKGSGSGDEPTTSQATQSAGEAVQAVDGLAGLVGDDGHRIKILSQTQILPKKRPHAQMVAAAAAAESAPSSSVIQQPGDQTSFRPYAQQQQQQAQQQQQQSMSGQHFVQQHCAQLTAGAGQGMLLDQQHSTNKHSTIATSTPCNNYNNNNNHHHTPASANATANSNSTTPTPAPAPNPHHFINLLWPWQH
- the LOC6616259 gene encoding probable serine/threonine-protein kinase yakA isoform X6, which produces MLIKRKYTTKLTSNCYQPSAVEEPKPNMDPNSSPWSYAYNRIVPASAGSSGGTAEDFQHPHLATITAASIASFNAAAASGGSFVPPSPIGSYNPVFQQIYHHAAAASVQPKPAHYASSAVSTPHRQLQLPSSLDKQLSSFQNQAAVSAAAAAVVNNVASNYYGENSSSSGASPSPTTVALTSTSLTWNTPNMISNTFLAMQQQQAQQQQQQAQQQQQQAQQQQQQAQQQQLNLVADKVQQHQQQAAAQQQQQQLQQQLQQEIAEADTEPDTYYTIDGRKVKVTRKDGQPYRATIVDQQDGSPVPLAVPVPAGSYPAQYASPALSSADGSPITNLHAVDVVSTPQAQVIVYKTASPVQRRQEAGAGSSAASTPTTVAYSSVIQSTLQQQQQQQNLCWTKLDDDGAGQEDIKNVLHLQVKQEQRQLDFASEASSVDAGGGGENLVFNLPPGLEIKQTFYPAGVVDGEQLQLQEHNQNQSQSAGRRQHVVANMIMSPSAGNLASQIQVVPKEEVKPPPKPAKTPRKRQPKKTLIPSSSDYGNVRSPQEPQHHQLQQQQQQQQQHNQQQQQQNTYYDFNSKWNAPLKTENNAASVSPAATINIPTYPHQSQQQQHQQQQAQQQQQQHLPQPAHLQSSQAQSHLTQLAQYYPAFPQPIASQYTACMQQQQQQQQQQQQQQQQQAAYTQQQHQQAYTQQQQQQAQQQRQEKSEATQQQEEEANAAAAAAAAAAASNKVIVPNIEEELDFLADATATPKQGYANSLSSNGRGTNSSTNNTNFGIRNPNKTPSPEPTNCPPNSHASNNGHGHSAVTPAAPSSTGVSASTAYSPVAPKPVSVGTLIGEKKTQFMDSYLKFLQGERDDDPPPVVKPSRKLNYPRAPYKRKGKGSGSGDEPTTSQATQSAGEAVQAVDGLAGLVGDDGHRIKILSQTQILPKKRPHAQMVAAAAAAESAPSSSVIQQPGDQTSFRPYAQQQQQQAQQQQQQSMSGQHFVQQHCAQLTAGAGQASANATANSNSTTPTPAPAPNPHHFINLLWPWQH
- the LOC6616259 gene encoding probable serine/threonine-protein kinase yakA isoform X5, yielding MLIKRKYTTKLTSNCYQPSAVEEPKPNMDPNSSPWSYAYNRIVPASAGSSGGTAEDFQHPHLATITAASIASFNAAAASGGSFVPPSPIGSYNPVFQQIYHHAAAASVQPKPAHYASSAVSTPHRQLQLPSSLDKQLSSFQNQAAVSAAAAAVVNNVASNYYGENSSSSGASPSPTTVALTSTSLTWNTPNMISNTFLAMQQQQAQQQQQQAQQQQQQAQQQQQQAQQQQLNLVADKVQIKQEKQLKAYNDSIYLIQLQQQQHQQQAAAQQQQQQLQQQLQQEIAEADTEPDTYYTIDGRKVKVTRKDGQPYRATIVDQQDGSPVPLAVPVPAGSYPAQYASPALSSADGSPITNLHAVDVVSTPQAQVIVYKTASPVQRRQEAGAGSSAASTPTTVAYSSVIQSTLQQQQQQQNLCWTKLDDDGAGQEDIKNVLHLQVKQEQRQLDFASEASSVDAGGGGENLVFNLPPGLEIKQTFYPAGVVDGEQLQLQEHNQNQSQSAGRRQHVVANMIMSPSAGNLASQIQVVPKEEVKPPPKPAKTPRKRQPKKTLIPSSSDYGNVRSPQEPQHHQLQQQQQQQQQHNQQQQQQNTYYDFNSKWNAPLKTENNAASVSPAATINIPTYPHQSQQQQHQQQQAQQQQQQHLPQPAHLQSSQAQSHLTQLAQYYPAFPQPIASQYTACMQQQQQQQQQQQQQQQQQAAYTQQQHQQAYTQQQQQQAQQQRQEKSEATQQQEEEANAAAAAAAAAAASNKVIVPNIEEELDFLADATATPKQGYANSLSSNGRGTNSSTNNTNFGIRNPNKTPSPEPTNCPPNSHASNNGHGHSAVTPAAPSSTGVSASTAYSPVAPKPVSVGTLIGEKKTQFMDSYLKFLQGERDDDPPPVVKPSRKLNYPRAPYKRKGKGSGSGDEPTTSQATQSAGEAVQAVDGLAGLVGDDGHRIKILSQTQILPKKRPHAQMVAAAAAAESAPSSSVIQQPGDQTSFRPYAQQQQQQAQQQQQQSMSGQHFVQQHCAQLTAGAGQASANATANSNSTTPTPAPAPNPHHFINLLWPWQH